One Aegilops tauschii subsp. strangulata cultivar AL8/78 chromosome 7, Aet v6.0, whole genome shotgun sequence genomic window carries:
- the LOC109778733 gene encoding large ribosomal subunit protein eL33w, translating to MVKGRTGQRVRLYVRGTILGFKRSKSNQYESTSLVQVEGVNTKEDVAWYAGKRLAYVYKAKTKSNGTHYRCLWGKITRPHGNSGVVRAQFKSNLPAESMGRKVRVFMYPSSI from the exons ATGGTGAAGGGACGCACTGGGCAGCGCGTCAGGCTCTACGTCCGGGGCACCATCCTCGGGTTCAAGAG GTCCAAGTCGAACCAGTACGAGAGCACGTCGCTGGTGCAGGTCGAGGGGGTGAACACCAAGGAGGACGTGGCGTGGTACGCCGGGAAGCGCCTGGCGTACGTGTACAAGGCCAAGACCAAGAGCAACGGCACCCACTACCGCTGCCTCTGGGGCAAGATCACCCGCCCGCACGGCAACTCCGGCGTCGTCCGCGCCCAGTTCAAGTCCAACCTCCCCGCCGAGTCCATG GGGCGCAAGGTCAGGGTGTTCATGTACCCGAGCAGCATCTAA